TGTCGCTGTTTTTCATCAGGGTCTCGACATCCTTTCCGTCTTCCGGGAAGACGGCGATGCCGACGCTGGCGTTTACGTGCAGCTCGCGGTTGCCGATGGAGTATGGTTGGGAAATCCGCTGAAGAACATTGGTGGCAACGACCCCTGAATCCTGGGCATCCCCGAGCTCGGTGACCACGACAATGAACTCATCACCACCCTGGCGCGCAACGGTGTCCTTTTCCCGAACACATTCCTGAATGCGCGTTGCCACAGCCTCAAGCAACATGTCGCCAACATCGTGACCGAGCGAGTCATTGATGGTCTTGAAATTGTCCAGATCGAGAAACAGGACCGCAACCCGGATTCCGTGACGATGCCCGTGAATGATCGCCTGCTGGACACGGTCTTGCAGCAGGTTTCGGTTGGGAAGGCCGGTCAGGGCATCGTGATTGGCCAGGTGCAGGATCTTTTCCTCTTTGGCCTTCAGGTCCGTCAAATCCCTGAGAGCCCCGATGTAAACAGTACGATCATCAAGCTCCATATCGGAAATCTTGAGGCCCACCGGAAATGTGCTGCCATCCGTGCGACAGCCGGTTACTTCCTGGCCAAAATGTTCCTCCACCGAATCGGCCGCAAGCAGCCGCTGCAGGTAAAGTCGGCTGTCCAGGTCCCGGTCATGATGGCGAAGCAGCAGACCAATACTCTTGCCTCTCAGGGACTTGCTATCGTAGCCAAACATGGATTCGACAGCAGAGTTGGCGGATTCGATATGACCTGAATCGGAGAGGGTGATGATCCCTTCGTCCACGTTTTCCAGCACTGCCCGGGTTCGCGTCTCGGTGTCGCGAAGCAGCGCATTGGCATCATGCGCCTCTTTCTCCGACATCAGTACCTGGCTAATCAGCGGGGTCACCAGCCAGCGCAGCAGGGCTACACCGATGGCGACGATCAGGAGCACTACAATCAGGATGTAGCGAGCTTCCCTCCACACCGGGGCAAAGAGCTCCGAGGTGTCAATCTTCAGAACCATGCCCAGGCCAAGATTTCCGATGGGAGCGTAGGCCGCAACCACCCGTTTCTGTCGATAGTCGCGCGCGACCACCACGCCCGTTTTGCCATTCAAGGCATGGCTCATGGGCAAGGGCGCACCATTGATGATTCGTGCTTGGTGGGGAAACACATGACCGCTGATCTGTGTCGGGAAACACTTCATGTACAGATGGTCATCGGGAAGCGGGGAACAGATCGCGATCTCGCCGGTCTTGCCCAGGCCGATTTTTGCGGTCAGGAAGGCATCCAGCGCGGGATGGCGGGAATAGACCGTGACGAGGCCGAACAGCCTTGCCTCCTTTCTGACCTCCACGGTGGTCCCGAGGACAAACCCGTTGTTCCAGGCGAGGCGGGCCCTGGGTCGCAGCGGCAGGGGCACGGAAATCTCATTGTCGAGCTTTTCTCCGGCGGTAACCACAGGATGAGCGTCATGCGCGAGGGAAAATTCGATCCGGGAAGTGCCGTCGGTCAGGAGTGAGTGGGCAATGCGCCTCAGGGTAGCAAGCTCACGCGGGTCCGAAGGGTTCGATTGCAGGGCCCCGAGAGATCCAATGACATCGGGGTGGTCCGCGATGTGGCGCGCAGCGGCATCGGTTTCCTGGATTTCGAGGCGGAACTGGTCGGCCCGTGTCTGCAGGGACAGCAACATTCCCCGGCTGAGCAGGGCCTCGGCGTTGTTTTTCATCACCGTGAAAACCACGAAACCGGTTACGAGGGTGGCGATGATCAGGACTACGCCCGCGATGATACTGATGCGCCGGGATTTGGCGGTGAGATTCTGCATGTGGACCGTGTTTCCCTCACTTTGCCCTTTCTCTTCCTGGTGCCGGGGCGCGGCCGGCCGCCTATAGGCACGTCGCCAACTGGGTTATCGACTGGATGGGACCCCCGGAAAGGTGCCAGTGTGTAACCCCCTGGCGCCGACGGTGAACCTAGCATAGTTGCTTCCGGGCCCGCCCGCACCGCATTTGTGCATTTTGTTACTAAATTCCGGCCCTGCCGCGCATTCCCCTCGCCGCCAGTGGGTTAAGCAGCACTAGAAATAAGGTTTTTCCGGGGCTTCCTGGAATCGCTGGACGCTGGAGGCCAACTCCTTGCGGGCTGCTTCGGGACCGGTCCAGCCTTCCACCTTGACCCATTTGTTGGGTTCGAGGTCCTTGTAGTGCTCGAAAAAATGGGCAATTTGGGCAAGCAATTGGGCCGGCATGTCGTCCGGGTCCTGTGCGCCACGATAGAGCATGCACAGACGGTCGACGGGTACGGCAAGGACCTTGGCATCAGGGCCGGATTCATCCTCCATCTTGAGCAGGCCCACGGCCCGGCAGTGAATTACGGAGCCGGAAATCAGGGGTACCGGGGTCACCACCAGCACGTCCACCGGGTCGCCATCCTCTGACAGCGTGTGGGGCACATAGCCGTAGTTACACGGGTAGTGCATGGCCGTGTTCATGAAGCGGTCGACGAACATCGCCCCCGTCTCCTTGTCGACCTCGTATTTCACGGGGTCGGAATGGGCCGGAATTTCGATGATGACATTGAATTCGTCCGGGAATTTCTTGCCCGGACCGACACGATCGAGGTTCATGCCTTGCCTTGGGGATTGCCGAGGGGGCGGGAGTATACCTATATATATCAGCAGGGCCTAATGGGGCACCCGCGCCGGCTCGGCTGGCCGCCGCGCCTATTGCGGGCTCTGGATTCGAAGCAGTTCTCCACGCTATCTTCCAATGCGAGGCGGTTGGTGGTTTGCGAGACGGGCGCGGTCTTGATTCCAGAATCTGTTGTGTTGGGGGAACTTATGGGAACGAGCAGTGAGGTTTGGCCAAACGGAATGCCTTTGCCCGGGGATACGGCCCGGCGCTCCCGCACGGTTGCGGCGGCGGACATCGAACTGTTCACCCAAATCAGCGGCGATCGAAACCCCCTGCACTACGACGAGGATCTTGCCCGGAACACCCGCTTTGGCGGTATCGTGGTACAGGGCGGAGTTACCAGTGCGATTCTGAATGCGGTAGTTGCAGAAGATCTCCCCGGGCCAGGGACGGTATTCCTGCAGGTGAACTGGAGCTTCAAGGCACCGGTCCGGCCGGGCGATACGATCACAGGTGAGGTGCGGATCACGAGCGTGCGCGAGGACAAACCGATCACGGAGCTGGATACCCGCGTGTTCCTGGCCGACGGTACCGAGGTGCTAACTGGAACCGCCGTTTGCTACACCATGGCGCTTGCTGGAATCGGGTCGGGATAGACAGACCGGACCCGTGCGGGAAGAATCCGGCCCCCGTCCTTGGCGCTTCCGCGCCCTAGGCCGCTTCGTCGCCGGTACGCAGCGCCGAGGCAAGTCGTTGCTCCAGTTCCTTTTCTTTTTTCACGAGTTTGCGCAGACGAATGGTATTGGCGACAAATTCCCGGGTTCCGACGAAGAACACAACAACACCCAGGGCCATGAGGCCGTAGCCGGAGATCTCGAAAAACCGGTGGTGGATCAGGTGTACGAACGCGATTCCCAGGGCCAGCAATGCCGCAGCCGTGCGGCCATAGGCCAGGAACGTGCGTTTGTTGGCGAGCACGGTCCGGTCCAGCGCCAGCCAGTCTCGCAGGATCATTTCTTCACTTTTGAATTCAGCGTATGGATCAGCAATCACAATGAGAGTACCTCTGCTTCATAACGATCTATCGACGACGCAGCAACGCGCGGCGGCCGCAGGCCGGACGGGAAGCCGCGCACGCCCGTGTCTGATGTGTCAGGTTGTTTCCCGGACCACGCATCCCGTCGATGGCCGGAGTGGGGTTCAGCTGCGGCGGATTCTCAGGAATCCGACATGCCTACTAACGTGGCGGCGATGTTATCAAATTACAAGTCTATGAATTGAAAAGGTTTCGTAATGAATTGGTGAAATCCTTCCCGCCATCGGTATCCTTTTGGTGAGTCGAGCCGCAAGTTCGTATGATGCGGCATGGTGAAGTGGAAACAGGAGTCGGGGATGAATGAGCCGCAACAACAGAAGTACGTGGGTTTCTGGTTGCGGTTCCTCGCCTTCCTGATCGACAGCATTCTCGCCACCGCGGTGATTGTCCCGATACTTTCCCTGTTCTTCGGATCAACTGAGTCTCTTGATCTGGATGTGCTCCTGGGCAGTTCGACCGGCGAGCAGGTGCAGTATCTGATGCGGGAGACTTTCTCGCCCACCAGCACGCTGCAGTCCCTGCTGCAACTGGTCCTCTCGGCGCTCGCCGTGATCCTGTTCTGGATCAGTCGTTCGGCTACCCCGGGCAAGATGGCGATCGGTGCCGAGATCATCGATGCCCGCACCGGCGGCAAGCCGACGACGGGGCAGTTCATTGGCCGGTATTTTGCCTACTATATTTCCATGCTCCCGCTGTTTCTTGGCTTCTTGTGGATTGCCTTCGACCGTCGCAAGCAGGGATGGCACGACAAGCTCGCCGGCACGGTGGTCGTCCGCAAGCGTCATTGACCATCCGGGTAGTCGCCGTGAAAGACAGGAGCGGTGTGCAGCGACACGAGCAGGAAGCCGGGGCCAACTTGCGGCGATGGCATGACAAGCCGGTCCTGCAGAAGATCTACCGGGAATTCCATCAATTGATCGCGAGGCAACTCGCCGATGTTCCCGGCGATGTGGTCGAGATTGGTTCCGGTATCGGCAATATCCGCGAGGTGATCCCGCAATGCATACGCACGGATCTGTATGCGTCTGCCGGGGTGGACCAGGTAGAAAATGCGTATCAACTCTCCTTTGCGGATGCATCGGTCTCCAACCTGATCCTGTTTGATGTTTTCCATCATCTGCGTTATCCGGGTGAAGCCTTGCACGAATTCGCACGTGTGCTGGCACCCGGAGGCCGCGTAATCGTGTTCGAACCGTGTGTCAGCTTGTTGGGTCTGGTGGTCTATGGCCCCTTGCACCCGGAACCGCTTGCCTTGCGCAGACCCATCACCTGGTCTGCACCCGCGAACTGGAACGCCGCCGACGCGGGCT
The genomic region above belongs to Acidiferrobacteraceae bacterium and contains:
- a CDS encoding diguanylate cyclase, coding for MQNLTAKSRRISIIAGVVLIIATLVTGFVVFTVMKNNAEALLSRGMLLSLQTRADQFRLEIQETDAAARHIADHPDVIGSLGALQSNPSDPRELATLRRIAHSLLTDGTSRIEFSLAHDAHPVVTAGEKLDNEISVPLPLRPRARLAWNNGFVLGTTVEVRKEARLFGLVTVYSRHPALDAFLTAKIGLGKTGEIAICSPLPDDHLYMKCFPTQISGHVFPHQARIINGAPLPMSHALNGKTGVVVARDYRQKRVVAAYAPIGNLGLGMVLKIDTSELFAPVWREARYILIVVLLIVAIGVALLRWLVTPLISQVLMSEKEAHDANALLRDTETRTRAVLENVDEGIITLSDSGHIESANSAVESMFGYDSKSLRGKSIGLLLRHHDRDLDSRLYLQRLLAADSVEEHFGQEVTGCRTDGSTFPVGLKISDMELDDRTVYIGALRDLTDLKAKEEKILHLANHDALTGLPNRNLLQDRVQQAIIHGHRHGIRVAVLFLDLDNFKTINDSLGHDVGDMLLEAVATRIQECVREKDTVARQGGDEFIVVVTELGDAQDSGVVATNVLQRISQPYSIGNRELHVNASVGIAVFPEDGKDVETLMKNSDIAMYHAKSAGRNNFQFYAPEMNRVATERLVIETNLRHAIEENQLHVAYQPILAADGNMTVAAETLLRWDHPTLGSVSPSSFVPVAEESGIIVSLGEWVMRQACMQYRRWKDDGIDLQRVVVNVSPRQFRQRNLAQSFVDILHACLTHDP
- the ppa gene encoding inorganic diphosphatase, with the protein product MNLDRVGPGKKFPDEFNVIIEIPAHSDPVKYEVDKETGAMFVDRFMNTAMHYPCNYGYVPHTLSEDGDPVDVLVVTPVPLISGSVIHCRAVGLLKMEDESGPDAKVLAVPVDRLCMLYRGAQDPDDMPAQLLAQIAHFFEHYKDLEPNKWVKVEGWTGPEAARKELASSVQRFQEAPEKPYF
- a CDS encoding MaoC family dehydratase, producing the protein MPGDTARRSRTVAAADIELFTQISGDRNPLHYDEDLARNTRFGGIVVQGGVTSAILNAVVAEDLPGPGTVFLQVNWSFKAPVRPGDTITGEVRITSVREDKPITELDTRVFLADGTEVLTGTAVCYTMALAGIGSG
- a CDS encoding DUF202 domain-containing protein — protein: MILRDWLALDRTVLANKRTFLAYGRTAAALLALGIAFVHLIHHRFFEISGYGLMALGVVVFFVGTREFVANTIRLRKLVKKEKELEQRLASALRTGDEAA
- a CDS encoding RDD family protein, which gives rise to MNEPQQQKYVGFWLRFLAFLIDSILATAVIVPILSLFFGSTESLDLDVLLGSSTGEQVQYLMRETFSPTSTLQSLLQLVLSALAVILFWISRSATPGKMAIGAEIIDARTGGKPTTGQFIGRYFAYYISMLPLFLGFLWIAFDRRKQGWHDKLAGTVVVRKRH
- a CDS encoding methyltransferase domain-containing protein; this encodes MKDRSGVQRHEQEAGANLRRWHDKPVLQKIYREFHQLIARQLADVPGDVVEIGSGIGNIREVIPQCIRTDLYASAGVDQVENAYQLSFADASVSNLILFDVFHHLRYPGEALHEFARVLAPGGRVIVFEPCVSLLGLVVYGPLHPEPLALRRPITWSAPANWNAADAGYYAAQGNASRIFLGHAYANELKSWRRIRCTRLAALSYVASGGYSGPQLYPDALYPVIRALDRILNPLPWIFATRLLAVMEKADASSGQRD